A single region of the Pseudomonas mandelii genome encodes:
- the eprS gene encoding autotransporter serine peptidase EprS yields MDVQIKPMSVGTLLLWISVAPGSAQALYQENGTLGDAASWRSVEFQRDWGLARMQAAQAYAAGITGKGVKIGELDSGFDAAHPEFATDRYHAVLASGSYVDGSLFNVDGTLNANNDSHGTHVAGTIGASRDGTGMHGVAYNAQVYVGNTNKNDSFLFGPNPDPRYFKAVYNALADAGVRAINNSWGSQPPDVSYRTLDDLHAAYAQHWNKGTWLDAAADVSRRGVINVFSAGNSGYPNASVRSALPYFQPDLEGHWLAVSGLDQSNQQKYNQCGIAKYWCITTPGAKIDSTIPDAGYAIKSGTSMSAPHATGALALVMERYPYMTNQQALETLLTTATQLDGSVTQAPNTRVGWGVANLERAMRGPGQLLGRFDANLGAGQSDVWSNDISDNALIQRQSEDAAERSAWQQTLRTKGWENGVPAGASQQDQTDYTVGMARDLAATTRVYEGSLIKSGAGRLMLTGDNSYRGPTTVNGGLLSVNGSLASSVTVNDGGTLGGSGRVGDLTANRGATVAPGNSIGTLQVAGDVTFAPGSTYAVELSPTDSDRIVASGTATVSGAMVSLSLENSPTLLSTQQVQSLLGQQYNILQAAGGIQGQFGAVLPNYLFIGGSLDYATTGIQLSVERNDTTFASVGQTPNQRAVASAVEGLGAGNAVYESLLLSPTATSAQQAFQQLSGEIYPALGSMLINDSRYLRDAIGERLVDAKGAQSNGWIKALEAWGKTDDRHDTAGYTTSIGGLLAGVDGAIDEQTRIGLVTGYSDSSVSMGSGTHSSAKVDSYHLGAYAGREVGAWRLSAGGAYSWHRADVKRDLQYGDVSAKQKAKFDAGTTQVFGEAAYRLNLQPLALEPFANLAYVHLDTEGFTEKGDGAALKSTGDTRDAVLSTLGVRALKTVNLSGQQQLDLSGSLGWQHNLSNTDAEEHLAFASGSTAFSVEGAPMVRDAALVGAHASLALSRDIRVNLDYTGQLASREKSHGVGLSLNWQF; encoded by the coding sequence ATGGACGTACAGATCAAGCCGATGTCGGTCGGCACGTTATTGCTCTGGATTTCAGTAGCGCCAGGCTCGGCCCAGGCGCTTTATCAGGAAAACGGCACCCTGGGCGATGCGGCCAGTTGGCGCTCGGTGGAATTTCAGCGGGACTGGGGACTGGCCCGCATGCAGGCCGCCCAGGCCTACGCCGCCGGCATCACCGGCAAGGGTGTGAAAATCGGCGAACTCGATTCAGGCTTCGATGCAGCCCATCCCGAATTCGCCACCGACCGTTACCACGCGGTACTGGCCAGCGGCAGCTACGTCGACGGCTCACTGTTCAATGTCGACGGCACCCTCAACGCCAACAACGACTCCCACGGCACCCATGTCGCCGGCACCATTGGCGCCTCCCGCGATGGCACCGGCATGCACGGTGTGGCGTACAACGCGCAGGTCTACGTCGGCAATACCAACAAGAACGACAGTTTTCTGTTCGGCCCCAATCCGGATCCGCGCTACTTCAAAGCAGTCTATAACGCCTTGGCCGACGCCGGTGTGCGGGCGATCAATAACAGTTGGGGCAGCCAGCCACCGGACGTCAGCTATCGCACCCTCGACGATCTGCACGCCGCCTACGCCCAGCACTGGAACAAAGGCACCTGGCTCGATGCGGCGGCTGACGTTTCCCGTCGCGGTGTGATCAATGTGTTCAGCGCCGGCAACAGCGGTTACCCCAATGCCAGCGTGCGTTCGGCCTTGCCTTACTTCCAGCCGGACCTGGAAGGCCACTGGCTGGCGGTGTCGGGGTTGGATCAAAGTAACCAGCAAAAGTACAACCAGTGCGGAATCGCCAAGTATTGGTGCATCACCACCCCCGGTGCGAAGATCGACAGCACCATTCCCGACGCCGGTTATGCGATCAAGTCCGGCACGTCCATGTCCGCGCCGCATGCTACCGGCGCGCTGGCGCTGGTGATGGAACGCTATCCGTACATGACCAACCAGCAGGCGCTGGAAACCCTGTTGACCACCGCCACCCAACTAGACGGTTCCGTCACCCAGGCGCCCAATACCCGCGTCGGCTGGGGCGTGGCCAACCTCGAACGGGCGATGCGCGGGCCGGGGCAATTGCTCGGGCGCTTCGACGCCAATCTGGGGGCAGGGCAGAGCGATGTCTGGAGCAACGACATCTCGGACAACGCGCTGATCCAGCGGCAGAGTGAAGACGCGGCCGAACGCAGTGCCTGGCAACAGACGTTGAGGACCAAGGGCTGGGAGAATGGCGTACCGGCCGGTGCCAGTCAGCAGGATCAGACGGATTACACCGTCGGCATGGCCCGCGATCTTGCCGCCACCACTCGGGTCTACGAAGGAAGCCTGATCAAGTCAGGAGCCGGACGCTTGATGCTGACCGGTGACAATAGCTATCGCGGGCCAACCACGGTCAATGGCGGCCTGCTGTCGGTCAACGGTTCGTTGGCATCCAGTGTGACCGTCAATGACGGGGGCACGCTGGGCGGTTCAGGACGAGTCGGGGATCTGACGGCCAATCGCGGCGCTACCGTCGCGCCGGGCAATTCCATTGGCACCTTGCAGGTCGCCGGCGACGTCACGTTTGCACCCGGCTCGACTTACGCGGTGGAGCTGTCGCCGACCGACAGCGACCGGATCGTTGCGAGCGGCACGGCCACGGTCAGCGGTGCGATGGTCAGCCTGTCACTGGAAAACAGCCCGACCTTGCTCAGCACTCAACAAGTGCAAAGCCTGCTCGGTCAGCAATACAACATCCTGCAAGCGGCCGGCGGCATTCAAGGTCAGTTCGGTGCGGTGTTGCCCAACTATCTGTTCATCGGCGGCAGCCTCGATTACGCCACCACCGGTATTCAACTGAGCGTGGAGCGTAACGACACGACGTTCGCCAGCGTCGGCCAGACGCCGAACCAGCGCGCCGTCGCTTCCGCGGTGGAAGGGCTTGGGGCGGGGAATGCGGTGTACGAAAGCCTGTTGCTGTCGCCCACCGCGACGTCCGCACAGCAGGCGTTCCAGCAGTTGTCGGGGGAAATCTACCCGGCGTTGGGTTCGATGCTGATCAACGACAGTCGATACCTGCGCGATGCGATCGGTGAGCGACTGGTTGACGCCAAAGGCGCGCAAAGCAATGGCTGGATCAAGGCGCTTGAGGCCTGGGGCAAGACCGATGACCGCCATGACACCGCCGGTTACACCACCTCGATCGGCGGCTTGCTTGCCGGTGTCGATGGCGCGATCGACGAGCAAACCCGGATAGGCCTGGTCACGGGTTACAGCGACAGTTCGGTGAGCATGGGCTCGGGCACGCATTCATCGGCCAAGGTCGACAGCTATCACTTGGGTGCATACGCCGGCCGCGAAGTCGGTGCCTGGCGCCTGAGTGCCGGCGGTGCCTACAGCTGGCATCGTGCCGACGTGAAACGTGACCTGCAATACGGCGACGTCAGCGCGAAGCAGAAAGCCAAGTTCGACGCCGGCACCACTCAAGTGTTCGGTGAAGCGGCGTATCGCCTGAATCTGCAACCGCTCGCGCTCGAACCCTTCGCCAACCTGGCCTACGTGCACCTCGACACCGAGGGTTTCACCGAGAAAGGTGATGGCGCCGCACTGAAAAGCACCGGCGACACGCGGGATGCGGTGCTCAGCACCTTGGGCGTGCGCGCATTGAAAACGGTGAACCTGTCCGGCCAGCAGCAACTAGACCTGAGCGGCAGTCTCGGCTGGCAGCACAACCTGAGTAATACCGATGCTGAAGAACATCTGGCATTTGCCAGCGGCAGCACGGCGTTCTCGGTGGAAGGGGCGCCAATGGTGCGTGACGCGGCACTGGTAGGCGCGCATGCCAGCCTGGCCCTGAGCCGGGACATTCGCGTGAACCTCGATTACACCGGCCAACTGGCCAGCCGCGAGAAGAGCCATGGCGTAGGGCTGAGCCTCAATTGGCAGTTTTAA
- a CDS encoding autotransporter serine protease translates to MKVKNNNLFALKALNRALLCALASVGTAQAVPYVESGKAGDPNSWRSAEFNADWGLGGINAQDAYAAGYSGKGVKLGIFDQPVYAQHPEFSGANKVVTLVTRGIREYTDPYIPVKAGDAFVYDGSPSVGYDGKLGSHGTHVGGIAAGSRDGNPMHGVAYNAQIISADNGDPGPEDGIILGNDGAVYKAGWDALIASGARIINNSWGIGITDRFDLGGRDPAYPHFTVQDAQLQFNQIQPILGTRQGGAYDGAIAAARSGIVTIFAAGNDYNLNNPDAIAGLGYFVPEIAPNWMTVAALQKNPDLNSPDLYNISTFSSRCGYTASFCVSAPGSKIFSAVIGGTNADNMTIGYANKNGTSMAAPHVAGAVAVLMERFPYMTGAQVASVLRTTATDMGAPGVDALYGWGMINLRKGIDGPAMLVTEQDIPEEFRIQGAYGSSQFVADLPGIGAIIDAGKPTERVCNDVQCGRDVWRNDISGHGGLTKQGIGTLVLTGANTYAGPTLVNQGRLAINGSLLSAVTVNDSGILGGNGRIGALTAKSGGTVAPGNSIGTLQVSGDVTFEPGSTYAVELSPTSSDQIIAGGKAVIEGATVSLSLENSPTLLTTSDVQSLLGNQYNILQAAGGIEGRFGAVLPNYLFIGGALDYSATGIQLAVERNAASFASVGQTPNQRAVAAAAEQLGAGNPLYETLLLSPTAAVAQQAFQQLSGEIHPAIGTLLINDSRYLRDAVGERLRERDLFDAAAPTDDRSNAWVKVLGAWGKSDGGHDNASSTSSIGGLLAGVDGLITEDTRLGFVTGYSDSSLSMGDGTHSSASVDSYHLGAYLGHEIDALRLSVGGAYSWHRIDVKRDLQFGDVSGKQKSKRDATTAQLFTEAAYRLDLQPLSLEPFANLAYVHLNRDSFTEKGDAAALKGGEDNRDAVLSTLGVRASKAIALSDKQQLELSGTLGWQHNLSNTRSEDHLAFANGNTGFSVQSVSLDRNAAVIGARAGLAVAKDVRVSLDYNGLLGSNEKDHGVGLTLDWQF, encoded by the coding sequence ATGAAAGTTAAGAACAACAACTTATTCGCCTTGAAAGCACTCAACCGAGCCCTGCTTTGTGCACTGGCTTCAGTAGGCACCGCACAAGCGGTGCCCTACGTGGAAAGCGGCAAAGCAGGCGATCCCAACAGTTGGCGTAGCGCTGAGTTCAACGCTGACTGGGGCCTGGGCGGCATCAATGCCCAGGATGCCTACGCCGCCGGTTACAGCGGCAAAGGCGTGAAACTGGGGATCTTCGATCAACCGGTTTACGCCCAGCATCCGGAGTTTTCCGGTGCCAACAAGGTCGTCACTCTGGTCACCCGCGGCATCCGCGAATACACCGACCCGTACATCCCGGTCAAAGCCGGCGATGCGTTTGTGTATGACGGTTCGCCCTCGGTCGGCTACGACGGCAAGCTCGGCTCCCACGGCACTCACGTCGGCGGGATCGCGGCGGGCAGCCGTGACGGCAATCCAATGCACGGCGTGGCGTACAACGCGCAAATCATCAGTGCCGACAACGGCGACCCGGGCCCCGAAGACGGGATCATCCTCGGCAACGACGGCGCGGTGTACAAGGCCGGTTGGGATGCATTGATCGCCAGCGGGGCGCGGATCATCAACAACAGCTGGGGCATCGGCATCACCGATCGCTTCGACCTGGGCGGCCGCGACCCGGCGTATCCGCACTTCACCGTGCAGGACGCGCAACTGCAATTCAATCAGATCCAACCCATCCTCGGCACGCGCCAGGGCGGTGCCTATGACGGTGCCATCGCGGCCGCTCGCAGCGGCATCGTGACGATCTTCGCCGCCGGCAACGACTACAACCTCAACAACCCGGATGCCATTGCAGGCCTCGGTTATTTCGTCCCCGAAATCGCACCGAACTGGATGACCGTCGCGGCCTTGCAGAAGAACCCGGACCTCAACAGCCCGGACCTCTACAACATCAGCACCTTCTCGTCGCGTTGCGGCTACACCGCGAGTTTCTGCGTGTCGGCACCGGGCAGCAAGATCTTCAGCGCAGTCATCGGCGGCACCAATGCCGATAACATGACCATCGGCTACGCCAACAAAAACGGCACCTCCATGGCGGCGCCGCACGTCGCGGGCGCGGTGGCGGTGCTGATGGAACGCTTCCCGTACATGACTGGCGCCCAGGTTGCCAGCGTGCTGCGCACCACGGCCACCGACATGGGCGCACCGGGTGTCGACGCGCTGTATGGCTGGGGCATGATCAACCTGCGCAAAGGCATCGATGGCCCGGCGATGTTGGTCACCGAGCAAGACATACCCGAGGAGTTCCGCATCCAGGGCGCCTACGGCTCCAGCCAGTTTGTCGCGGACTTGCCCGGCATCGGCGCGATTATCGATGCGGGCAAACCGACCGAGCGCGTCTGTAATGACGTGCAGTGTGGCCGGGACGTCTGGCGCAACGACATTTCCGGCCACGGCGGCCTGACCAAGCAGGGCATCGGCACGCTGGTGCTGACCGGCGCTAACACTTACGCCGGCCCGACGCTGGTCAATCAGGGGCGATTGGCGATCAACGGCTCGCTGCTCTCGGCGGTCACCGTCAACGACAGCGGGATCCTCGGCGGTAACGGCCGCATCGGCGCATTGACCGCGAAAAGCGGCGGCACCGTGGCCCCCGGCAATTCCATCGGCACCTTGCAGGTCTCGGGTGACGTGACGTTCGAGCCGGGCTCGACCTACGCCGTGGAATTGTCGCCGACCAGCAGCGACCAGATCATCGCGGGCGGTAAAGCAGTGATCGAAGGCGCGACTGTCAGCCTGTCCCTGGAAAACAGCCCGACCTTGCTGACCACCAGCGACGTGCAATCGCTGCTTGGCAATCAATACAACATCCTGCAAGCAGCTGGCGGCATCGAAGGGCGGTTTGGCGCAGTCCTGCCGAACTACCTGTTCATCGGCGGCGCGCTCGACTACTCGGCAACTGGCATCCAACTGGCGGTAGAGCGCAACGCCGCGTCCTTCGCCAGCGTCGGCCAGACCCCGAACCAACGTGCCGTCGCTGCCGCTGCCGAGCAACTGGGCGCGGGCAATCCGCTCTATGAAACCCTGTTGCTGTCGCCAACCGCTGCCGTCGCGCAACAAGCCTTCCAGCAACTGTCCGGTGAGATTCATCCGGCGATCGGCACGTTGCTGATCAACGACAGCCGTTACCTGCGCGATGCCGTCGGCGAACGCCTGCGTGAGCGTGATCTGTTCGATGCCGCGGCACCCACCGATGACCGCAGCAATGCCTGGGTCAAAGTCCTCGGCGCCTGGGGCAAGAGCGACGGCGGGCATGACAACGCCAGTTCCACCAGCTCCATCGGCGGCTTGCTGGCCGGTGTCGACGGTCTGATCACTGAAGATACGCGGCTCGGTTTCGTCACCGGGTATAGCGACAGCTCGTTGAGCATGGGCGATGGCACGCATTCGTCGGCCTCGGTCGACAGCTACCACTTGGGCGCCTACCTGGGCCATGAAATCGATGCACTGCGCTTGAGTGTCGGCGGCGCTTATAGCTGGCATCGCATCGATGTGAAACGTGACCTGCAATTCGGTGATGTCAGCGGCAAACAGAAATCCAAACGCGATGCGACCACCGCCCAGCTGTTTACCGAAGCCGCGTATCGCCTGGACCTGCAACCGCTGTCCCTGGAACCGTTTGCCAACCTGGCTTACGTGCACCTCAACCGCGACAGCTTCACCGAGAAAGGCGATGCCGCCGCGCTCAAGGGGGGCGAAGACAACCGCGACGCCGTGCTCTCGACCCTCGGTGTGCGGGCGAGCAAAGCCATTGCCCTGTCGGACAAACAGCAACTGGAACTGTCCGGCACCCTGGGCTGGCAGCACAACCTGAGCAACACCCGTTCCGAAGACCACCTGGCCTTCGCCAACGGCAATACCGGGTTCAGCGTGCAGAGCGTGTCCCTGGATCGTAACGCCGCCGTCATTGGTGCGCGCGCCGGTCTGGCGGTGGCCAAGGATGTGCGTGTAAGCCTGGATTACAACGGACTGCTGGGCTCCAACGAGAAAGACCACGGTGTAGGTCTGACACTCGACTGGCAGTTCTGA
- a CDS encoding polyurethane esterase: MGLFDYKNADGKALYSDAIALTLYAYTPTGQPLPATAWAPIGAKQLGYQGKVGAQGTFYGEKDGFTSAEAEVLGKYDTAGKLIGIGIAFRGTGGLGYSDTFGDMKNNLLAAVGPVDYATNYAKNAFDNLLKDVAAFSIAHGLSARDVMVSGHSLGGLGVNSLAELSGNNWGGFYKDANYIAFASPTQSATGNNVLNIGYENDPVFRVLDGTTFSSGSLGKHDGHQDSATNNIVNFNDQYASTAQNLVPFSILNPLNWSAHGSLGYADGLNRVIDSRFYDLTDKDSTLIVSNLAESSRGTTWVEDLGRSGEPHTGSTFIIGTDSDDLLKGGAGNDFIEGRDGNDRLRDDGGYNLLLGGKGSNTFELQKPLQNFSFANDGDGTLYVRDAYGGISMTRDIGSLVSKESGSWWGSKEVTYSVTANGLLNGSELTHYNHSLNGDAYGNTLAASVDGDWLFGHAGDDLLRSDKSQVTFVGGAGNDLMQASGGHNTFLFSGAFGFDAINGYQGNDKLVFLGVQGAGQGYDYKQHASQSGHDTVLKVGDFAVTLVGVGLDSLSASGITFA; this comes from the coding sequence ATGGGACTGTTTGATTACAAAAATGCTGACGGCAAGGCGCTGTACAGCGACGCCATCGCCCTGACGCTGTATGCGTACACGCCAACCGGTCAGCCACTGCCGGCCACCGCGTGGGCGCCGATTGGCGCCAAGCAGCTGGGTTATCAAGGCAAGGTCGGTGCTCAGGGCACTTTCTATGGTGAGAAGGACGGCTTCACCAGCGCCGAAGCCGAAGTGCTCGGCAAGTACGACACGGCGGGCAAGCTGATCGGTATCGGCATTGCCTTCCGGGGCACCGGAGGCCTGGGGTACAGCGACACCTTCGGCGACATGAAGAACAACCTGCTGGCCGCCGTCGGCCCGGTGGATTACGCGACGAATTACGCGAAAAACGCCTTTGACAACTTGCTCAAGGACGTTGCCGCGTTTTCCATCGCCCATGGCCTGAGCGCCAGGGATGTCATGGTCAGCGGCCATAGCCTCGGCGGGTTGGGGGTCAACAGCCTCGCCGAATTGAGCGGCAACAACTGGGGCGGCTTCTACAAGGACGCCAATTACATCGCGTTCGCCTCACCGACCCAGAGCGCTACAGGCAACAACGTGTTGAACATCGGCTACGAGAACGACCCGGTGTTCCGGGTGCTCGACGGCACCACGTTCAGCAGTGGGTCCTTGGGCAAGCACGACGGTCATCAGGATTCGGCGACCAACAACATCGTCAACTTCAACGACCAGTACGCGTCCACCGCGCAGAACCTGGTGCCGTTCAGCATCCTCAATCCGCTGAACTGGTCAGCCCATGGCTCGTTGGGCTATGCCGACGGTTTGAACCGGGTGATCGACTCGCGGTTCTACGACCTCACCGACAAGGACTCAACGCTGATCGTCTCGAACCTGGCGGAGTCGTCCCGGGGCACCACCTGGGTCGAGGACCTCGGACGCAGCGGCGAACCCCACACCGGCAGCACCTTCATCATTGGCACCGACAGCGACGATTTGCTCAAGGGCGGTGCCGGCAATGACTTCATCGAAGGTCGCGACGGTAACGACCGCTTGCGCGACGACGGCGGCTACAACCTTCTGCTGGGCGGCAAGGGCAGCAACACCTTCGAATTGCAGAAGCCGTTGCAGAACTTCAGTTTTGCCAACGACGGCGACGGCACCCTGTACGTGCGCGATGCCTATGGTGGCATCAGCATGACCCGCGACATCGGCTCGCTGGTGAGCAAGGAGTCGGGTTCATGGTGGGGCAGCAAGGAGGTGACTTACAGCGTCACCGCCAATGGCTTGCTCAACGGCAGTGAATTGACCCACTACAACCACTCGCTCAACGGTGACGCCTACGGCAACACACTGGCGGCCAGCGTCGACGGCGATTGGTTGTTCGGTCATGCCGGCGACGACCTGCTGCGCAGCGACAAAAGCCAGGTGACCTTCGTCGGTGGCGCGGGCAACGACCTGATGCAGGCCTCGGGAGGCCACAACACTTTCCTGTTCAGCGGCGCCTTCGGTTTCGACGCGATCAATGGCTACCAGGGCAACGACAAGCTGGTGTTCCTCGGCGTTCAGGGCGCGGGGCAGGGTTATGACTACAAGCAACACGCTTCGCAGTCGGGCCATGACACGGTGCTGAAAGTGGGCGATTTTGCCGTCACCCTGGTGGGAGTAGGACTGGACAGCCTGTCGGCGTCAGGCATCACGTTTGCGTAA
- a CDS encoding polyurethane esterase → MGVYDYKNFGTADSKALFTDAMAITLYSYHNLDNGFATGYQHNGFGLGLPATLVTALLGGTDSQGVIPGIPWNPDSEKAALEAVQKAGWTPITASQLGYDGKVDARGTFFGEKAGYTSAQVEILGKYDAQGHLSEIGIAFRGTSGPREILIGDSIGDVINDLLAALGPKDYAKNYVGEAFGNLLGDVMAFAQANGLSGKNVLVSGHSLGGLAVNSLADLSAEKWSGFYQDSNYIAYASPTQSSTDKVLNVGYENDPVFRALDGSSFNLSSVGVHDAAKASATDNIVSFNDHYASTAWNVLPFSILNIPTWISHLPTAYGDGMNRVIESKFYDLTSKDSTIVVANLSDPARANTWVQDLNRNAETHKGSTFIIGSDGNDLIQGGKGNDYLEGRDGNDTFRDGGGYNIVLGGKGSNVLDLQQSVKNFNFANDGAGTLYVRDANGGISITRDIGSIVTKEPGFLWGLFKDDVTHSVTANGLAVGNNLTSYASSVKGGTGADTLKAHTTGDWLFGLDGNDHLIGGQGNDVFVGGAGNDLMESGGGLDTFLFSGAFGQDRVVGYQANDKLVFLGVQGVAPNDDYRAHATTVGQDTVLTFGGDSVTLVGVGLDSLSGAGIVIA, encoded by the coding sequence ATGGGTGTGTATGACTACAAAAACTTCGGCACAGCCGATTCCAAAGCGTTATTCACCGACGCGATGGCGATCACGCTGTATTCCTATCACAACCTCGACAATGGCTTTGCCACCGGCTACCAGCACAATGGCTTCGGCCTGGGCTTGCCGGCGACTTTGGTTACCGCGCTGCTGGGCGGCACCGATTCTCAAGGCGTGATCCCCGGCATTCCCTGGAACCCCGATTCGGAAAAAGCCGCCCTGGAGGCCGTGCAAAAAGCCGGCTGGACGCCCATCACGGCCTCGCAACTGGGTTATGACGGCAAGGTCGACGCTCGCGGAACGTTCTTCGGCGAGAAGGCCGGGTACACCAGCGCGCAGGTCGAAATCCTCGGCAAGTACGATGCTCAAGGCCATCTCAGCGAAATCGGCATCGCCTTTCGCGGCACCAGCGGCCCGCGGGAAATCTTGATCGGCGATTCCATCGGCGACGTGATCAACGATCTGCTGGCGGCGCTAGGTCCCAAGGATTATGCGAAAAACTATGTGGGCGAAGCCTTCGGCAATCTGCTCGGCGACGTCATGGCATTTGCCCAGGCCAATGGCCTGTCGGGCAAAAACGTGCTGGTCAGCGGCCACAGCCTCGGCGGGCTGGCGGTCAACAGCCTGGCGGACTTGAGCGCGGAGAAGTGGTCCGGGTTCTACCAGGATTCCAACTACATCGCCTACGCGTCCCCGACCCAGAGCAGCACCGACAAAGTGCTCAATGTCGGCTATGAGAACGACCCGGTGTTTCGGGCCCTGGACGGTTCATCCTTCAACCTGTCGTCGGTGGGTGTGCACGATGCCGCCAAGGCCTCGGCGACCGATAACATCGTCAGCTTCAACGATCACTACGCCTCGACCGCATGGAATGTGCTGCCGTTCTCCATCCTCAACATCCCGACCTGGATCTCGCACTTGCCGACCGCCTATGGCGACGGCATGAACCGGGTGATCGAATCGAAGTTCTACGACCTCACCAGCAAGGACTCGACGATCGTCGTCGCCAATCTCTCGGACCCGGCACGCGCCAATACCTGGGTTCAGGACCTCAATCGCAACGCCGAAACCCACAAGGGCAGTACCTTCATCATCGGCAGCGACGGCAACGACCTGATTCAGGGTGGCAAGGGCAACGACTACCTGGAGGGTCGTGACGGTAACGACACCTTCCGTGACGGTGGCGGCTACAACATCGTATTGGGTGGCAAGGGCAGCAACGTGCTGGACTTGCAGCAGTCGGTGAAAAATTTCAACTTTGCCAACGATGGCGCCGGCACCCTCTATGTTCGTGACGCCAATGGCGGTATCAGCATCACCCGAGACATCGGCAGTATTGTCACCAAGGAACCGGGGTTCTTGTGGGGGCTGTTCAAGGATGATGTGACACACAGCGTGACGGCCAATGGACTTGCCGTCGGCAACAACCTGACGTCATACGCGTCATCGGTGAAGGGCGGCACGGGGGCCGATACGCTCAAGGCGCATACGACGGGCGATTGGTTGTTCGGTCTGGACGGCAACGATCATTTGATCGGCGGCCAGGGCAACGATGTGTTTGTGGGCGGGGCGGGGAATGACCTGATGGAATCGGGGGGCGGGCTTGATACGTTCCTGTTCAGCGGTGCGTTTGGTCAGGACCGGGTGGTGGGGTATCAGGCAAACGACAAGCTGGTATTCCTCGGGGTTCAGGGGGTCGCGCCGAATGATGACTATCGGGCTCATGCCACGACGGTGGGGCAGGATACGGTGCTGACGTTTGGCGGGGATTCGGTGACGTTGGTGGGAGTTGGGCTGGACAGTTTGTCTGGCGCCGGGATCGTAATCGCCTGA
- a CDS encoding YgdI/YgdR family lipoprotein, producing the protein MNIKTLGLPLAAAAFLALAGCSTPTVVTLQNGTQYLTEDMPKTKTKDGFYEFEDISGAKVKVNAKDVATVREED; encoded by the coding sequence ATGAATATCAAGACTCTGGGTTTGCCTTTGGCAGCGGCAGCCTTCCTGGCACTGGCCGGTTGCTCCACGCCAACGGTGGTGACGCTGCAGAACGGCACCCAGTATTTGACCGAGGATATGCCGAAAACCAAAACCAAGGACGGGTTTTACGAGTTTGAGGATATTTCCGGCGCGAAGGTGAAGGTCAATGCCAAAGATGTGGCCACGGTCCGCGAGGAAGACTGA